GCGGTGCGGTTGGCCACCGAGGCGAGGACGTTGACGATGCCGTCGATCTGGTTGAGCTCGCCGCCGTGGCGGGCCACCCACAGGGCGATGGCGACGTTGAGGCCGTTGAGCCGCTCGGCGGCGGCCTCCAGCCCCAGGCGCCGGGCCCACTCGGACTGGTCGTGGAGCAGGGAGAGGCCGTAGTCCCCGAGCTGGGTGATGTCGTCGGGATCGGCGCCGGTAGTGTTGCTGCTCATGCCGCCGGTGGTCACCGGCTCGCCGGCCTTGCGGCCGCCGCCGGCGGTGGCGATGGTGTCGAAGATGGAGTCGGACTCCGGCGGCTCGCCGCCCACGCCCTCCACCTTGCGCAGGATCTCCACGTACTGGCCCAGCGCCTCGGAGAGCAGCTCCGGGCTGACCTCGTCCGGGCCCACGCCGGGGCCGCGCTCGGTCCACGCCTCGATGATGATGTGGTTGGCGTCCTCGATGGCGCCGGCCAGGGTCTCGACGTCCGATGAACCGAGCTGCATGGGGCCTCCGTATTCCTGGGTGATTAAGTAGGGTAATCCGGAAGACGCGGTTGACGCCAGAGTCATCAAGGATCGAGTGCCGTCGTGGGCGGACAGTGTCGGCCCTTGTGCGCTATTCTCGGCTAGTATCGACAAAGACCAGCGATCGGGCGAGGAATATCCGGTGCATCCGCTCATTCGGGAAAAGCGTGGGGCCATTGAGGCGGTGTGCCGCCAGTTTGGCGTGCGAAGGCTCGAGGTCTTCGGCTCGGCGGCGCGGGGCAGTGATTTCGATGCCGAGCGTTCGGATGTCGACTTCCTCGTGGAGTTCGCCCCCGATAGCGAAGCAGAGACCTCGTTGAGCGCCTACCTGGCCCTTCGCGAGCAGTTGAGTGACATCCTGCAGCGGCCCGTGGATCTCGTGACCAGCGAGAGCGTTGAAAATCCCTTCGTCCGGGCGGAGATCGAACGAAGCCGCGAGCCGGTCCATGCACCGTGATCCACGCGCCTATCTCTGGGATGCCCGTGAGGCCGCATTGCGAGTTGCGGAATTTACCGAGGGGGCAAGTGAGGAGCGCTATCTCGGTGATGCGCTGTTGCGCTCGGCCGTTGAACGGCAGTTGGAGATCGTTGGAGAGGCGCTGGGCCAGCTGGAAAAGCACTTCCCCGGAGTGGCTGAATCCATTCCTGACCTGCGGGCGGCTGTAAACCTCCGCAACATCCTGATTCATGGTTACGCTAAGCTGAACCACCGGATCGTGTGGCGGACTGTCCACGAGGATCTCCCGCGCATGGCAGGCGAGTTGTCGCGTCTCCTGGAGAACTGGGAAGGGTAGGGACGCAGGCTTGTCTCCTGTCCAAGCTGTACCCGGGCAATAAGCAGTTGGCATTCGCTGGAGCAGTCGCACGGGAGCGTCCACCATTATTGGGGACAACTCCGCCCGATATGCGATATTCTGGGAGGTATGAGCCTGAACTACGACCTCCACTGCCATTCCACCGCCTCGGACGGGACGCTGCGCCCGGCGGAGCTCGCCACGCTGGCCGCCGAGCGGGGGGTGGATGTGCTCGCGCTCACCGACCACGACGCCACCGAGGGGCTGGAAGAGGCGGCGGCGACGGCCGAGGAGTACGGCATCGGCTTCGTGCCCGGGGTGGAGATCTCGGTGACCTGGGAGCGCCAGACGGTGCACATCGTCGGCCTCGGCATCGATCCGGACAATGCCGTCCTCCAGGCCGGGCTGGCCCGGCTGCGGGAGTTCCGGGTCTGGCGCGGGGCGGAGATCGGCCGCCGGCTGGAGGCCGCCGGGGTGGAGGGCGCCTACGAGGGGGCGGTGGCGCGCAGCGGCGGGGATACCCTGAGCCGCACCCACTTCGCCCACTTCCTCATCGATAACGGCTACGCCAAGGACGTGAAGGACGTCTTCAAGCGCTACATGAAGTCGGGCAAACCCGGCCATGTAGCCGGCCAGTGGGCGGAGCTCGGCGAGGCCGTGGCCTGGATCCATGCCGCCGGGGGCGAGGCGGTCATCGCCCACCCGGCGCGCTACGATCTCACCGCCCGGCGCATGCGCCGGCTCTTCGGCCAGTTCCAGGAGGCCGGCGGCGAGGCCATCGAGGTGGTCTCGGGCAGCCACGGTCGCGGCGAGGCGGTGGCCATGGCGGCGTGGGCGCGGGAGTTCGGCTTCCGCGCCTCCCGCGGGTCGGATTATCACGGCCCGGAGCGCACCTGGGCGGAGCTGGGCCGGGTGGCCGAGCTGCCCGAGGGCTGCGAGCCGGTCTGGTCCACCTGGGGCGAGCGCTACCTTCCCCGCACCTGCGAGGAGGTAACATGAGCCAGTACTTCCAGATCCATCCGGAGACGCCGCAGCAGCGGCTCATCCACCAGTCGGTGGAGATCCTGAAGAAGGGCGGGGTCATCGCCTATCCCACCGATTCCGCCTACGCCCTGGGCTGCCGGCTGGACGACAAGCAGGCCATGGACCGGATCCGCCAGATCCGGAATCTGGACGAGCGCCACCACTTCACCCTGGTCTGCCGCGATCTCTCCGAGATCGGCGTCTACGCCCGGGTGAACAATACCGCCTTCCGCCTGCTCAAGGCCCACACGCCGGGACCGTACACCTTCATCCTGGCCGCCACGCGGGAGGTGCCGCGTCGGCTGCTGCATCCCAAGCGCAAGACCATCGGTCTGCGCGTGCCGGACAACAACATCGCCCAGGCGCTGGTGGCCGGCATGGGCGAGCCCCTGGTCAGCACCACCCTGCAGCTCCCCGGTGACGACCTGCCCCTGGCCGATCCGGAGGAGATCCGGGAGCGGCTGGAACGGCAGGTGGATCTCGTCATCGACGGGGGCCACGGGCTGGTGGAGCCCACCACGGTGGTGGACTTCGTCGAGGAGGTGCCGGAGGTGGTCCGGCGCGGGGCGGGAGATCCGAGCGCCTTCGAGGGACAGGGGTAGCCGGTGCTCGACCAGCTCAGCGTTGTCCAGACCATTGCGGTGGTCGCCCTGCCGCTCCTGTTTGCCATCGTGGTCCACGAGGTCGCCCACGGCTGGGCGGCCCTGGCTCTCGGTGACCGCACCGCCGAGATGCTCGGCCGCCTCTCCCTGAACCCCGTCCGCCATATCGACCCCTTCGGCACCGTGATCCTGCCCCTGGGGCTGGTGATCACGGCCAGCCTCGCCGGGGCGCCGCCCTTCGTCTTCGGCTGGGCCAAGCCGGTGCCGGTCACCTGGGAGAACCTGGCCCGGCCGCGCCGGGACATGGCGCTGGTGGCCCTGGCCGGGCCGAGTTCCAATCTGATCATGGCCCTGCTCTGGGGCCTGGTGGCCAAGGCCGGCTACGCCCTGGGCCCCGGCATCGGCGATTTCCTGGTGCTGATGGGGATGAGCGGGGTGGTGGTGAACCTGGTCATCGGCCTGCTGAATCTCGTCCCCATCCCGCCGCTGGACGGCAGCCGGCTGGTGAGCGCGGTGCTGCCGGCCTCGGCGGTCGCCACCTACAACCGGGCGGAATCCTGGGGGGTGGTGGTATTGTTGCTGCTGCTCATCTTCGGTTTCCTGGACCCCATCCTCGGGCCGGCCGTCACCGGCCTGCGCCACGGTATTCATCAGTTCATCGGACTCTAGTCTTCGGATCCCAAGCCAAGGTAACGACGTGAGCCCCAATTCCACTCAGAATCCCCGCGTCCTTTCGGGCATGCGGCCTACCGGCCGTCTGCACCTGGGCCACTACCACGGCGTGCTCAAGAACTGGGTGCGGCTGCAGCACGAGTATGACTGCTACTTCTTCGTGGCCGACTGGCACGCGCTGACCACGGAGTACGAGAATCCCCGCGGCATCGCGGAGGCGAGCTGGGAGATGACCATCGACTGGCTGGCCGCCGGCGTGAATCCCAATGCCGCCACGCTCTTCGTGCAGTCCCGGGTCATCGAGCATGCCGAGCTGCATCTGCTGCTCTCCATGATCACGCCGCTGGGCTGGCTGGAGCGGGTGCCGAGCTTCAAGGATCAGCAGGAGCAGCTGCGGGAGAAGGACCTGGCCACCTACGGCTTCCTGGGCTATCCGCTGCTGCAGAGCGCGGACATCCTCATCTATCGCGCCGGCCTGGTGCCGGTGGGCGAGGACCAGGTGGCCCACGTGGAGCTCACCCGCGAGGTGGCGCGGCGCTTCAACCACCTCTATGGCCGCGAGCCCGACTTCGAGGAGCGCGCCGAGGCGGCGGTGAAGAAGATGGGCAAGAAAAACGCCAAGCTCTACCACCAGCTGCGCAAGCGCCACCAGGAGGAGGGCGATACCGAGGCGGTTGAGACCGCCCGCGCCCTGCTGGAGACGCAGCAGAACATCACCCTGGCCGACCGCGAGCGGCTCTTCGGCTACCTGGAGGGCGGGACCAAGATCATCCTGCCGGAGCCGGAGCCGCTGCTCACCGAGGCGCCGCGCATGCCGGGGCTGGACGGGCGCAAGATGTCCAAGTCCTACGGCAACTTCATAGGCCTGCGCGAGGAGCCGGCAGAGGTGGAGAAGAAGCTGCGCACCATGCCCACCGACCCGGCCCGGGTGCGGCGCAACGACCCCGGCGATCCGGAGAACTGCCCGGTCTGGCCGCTGCACCAGATCTACTCCGAGGAGTCCACCCGGGAGTGGGTGCAGGAGGGCTGTCGCTCCGCCGGCATCGGCTGCGTGGAGTGCAAGCAGCCGGTTATCGACGGCGTCCTGGCCGAGCTGGCCCCCCTGCGTGAGCGGGCCCAGGGCTTCGAGGAGGACCCCGAGCTGGTGCGCAAGATCATCCACGACGGCTGCGAGGCCGCCCGGGATACCGCGCGGGACACCATGGAGGAGGTCCGCCACGCCATGGGGCTGACCTGGCGCCAGTGATGGGTCCGGAGGAGGCAGCGGAGGCCGCGCCGGAGACTGCACCGGATACGGAGGCCGGCGCCCAGCAGGAACTCCCCCTGGCGATGGTGGAGGGGGAGCCGGTTACCGAGCTGCCCCAGGACCTCTACATCCCGCCGGATGCCCTGGAGGTCTTCCTGGATACCTTCGAGGGGCCGCTGGACCTGCTCCTCTACCTCATCCGGCGCCAGAACCTGGATATCCTGAACATCCCCATCCTGACCATCACGCGCCAGTACATGGAGTACGTGGAGCTGATGAAGGCGCTGCGGCTGGAGCTGGCCGCCGAGTACCTGGTCATGGCCGCCATGCTTGCCGAGATCAAGTCGCGCATGCTGCTGCCGCGGCCGGCCGCCAGCGACGAGGAGGAGGGCGAGGACCCCCGCGCGGAGCTGGTGCGCCGGCTGCAGGAGTACGAGCGCTACAAGCAGGCCGCCGAGGATCTGGACGCCCTGCCGCGCATGGAGCGCGACGTGGTCGCCGCCACCGCCGAGGTGGCCGCCGTGCAGGCGGAGAAGCCCCAGCCGCAGGTGGGGCTGGACGAACTCCTGGAGGCCTTCCGGGCGGTCCTCCAGCGCGCCGATCTCCACGCGACCCACCACGTGGAGCGCGAGGCGCTCTCCGTGCGCGAGCGCATGTCCGGCGTCCTGGCGAGCCTCTCCGAGTCCGGCCATACCGCCTTCATCGCCCTGTTCGACCCGGAAGAGGGCCGCGCCGGGGTGGTGGTGACCTTCCTGGCGGTGCTGGAGCTGCTCAAGGAGGGGCTGGTGGAGGCCATCCAGCACGACATCAATGCGCCCATCCACCTGCGCGCCAGCGGTGCCGGTGCCCTGGCCGGCGAGGCGGAGGAAGCCGACGGGGAGGCCTGAGCCATGGACGCGGAGATCGAACGACTCAAGCCCGAGGTGGAGGCCCTGCTCTTTGCCAGCGAGCGGCCCCTCACGGTGGCGCGGCTGCAGCAGCTGCTGGCCGACCGACCCGCGGAAGAGGGCGACGAGGGGCCCGCGAGCCAGGCGCTGGAGGCCGCGCTCCGGGCCCTGGCCGCCGACTACGAGGGCCGCGGCGTCGAGCTGGTGGAGCTGGCCGGGGGCTGGCGCTTCCGCACCCGACCGGAGCTGGGGCCCCGGGTGAGCCGGCTGTGGGAGGAGAAGCCGCCGCGCTACTCCCGCGCACTGCTGGAGACCCTGGCCATCATTGCCTATCGCCAGCCGGTAACCCGGGGCGAGGTGGAGGAGGTGCGGGGCGTGACCGTCTCCAGCTCCATCATGAAGACCCTGCAGGAGCGCGAGTGGGTCCGCACCGTGGGGCATCGGGAGGTGCCCGGCCGGCCGGCGCTCTACGCCACCACGCGCGCCTTCCTGGAACACTTCAATCTCAACGGCCTCGAGGACCTGCCCCCGCTGGCCGAGCTGCGCTCCCTGGACGAGATCGGGGCGGAGCTGGACAGCGGCAGCGAGGCCAGCGCCCCCGATCCCTTCGAGGGCGACGAAGAGCAACCACCCCGAGGAGGGGACGAATGAGCGAAAAGCTCCAGAAGGTCCTGGCCCGCGCCGGGTACGGCTCCCGCCGGGAGCTGGAGCAGTGGATCACGGACGGGCGCGTGCGCCTCAACGGCCAGACCGCGACCCTGGGCGATCGCGCCGGGCCCGAGGACCGGATCCAGGTGGACGGCCGAGCCGTGCACCTGGCCGAGGCGCCCCGGATCCGGGTGCTGGCCTACTACAAGCCGGAGGGCGAGGTGGTCAGCCGTCGCGACCCCGAGGGCCGACCCTCGGTCTTCGACCGCCTGCCGCGCCTGCCCGGCGGGCGCTGGGTGGCCGTGGGCCGGCTGGACCTCA
This region of Thiohalospira halophila DSM 15071 genomic DNA includes:
- a CDS encoding segregation and condensation protein A produces the protein MGPEEAAEAAPETAPDTEAGAQQELPLAMVEGEPVTELPQDLYIPPDALEVFLDTFEGPLDLLLYLIRRQNLDILNIPILTITRQYMEYVELMKALRLELAAEYLVMAAMLAEIKSRMLLPRPAASDEEEGEDPRAELVRRLQEYERYKQAAEDLDALPRMERDVVAATAEVAAVQAEKPQPQVGLDELLEAFRAVLQRADLHATHHVEREALSVRERMSGVLASLSESGHTAFIALFDPEEGRAGVVVTFLAVLELLKEGLVEAIQHDINAPIHLRASGAGALAGEAEEADGEA
- the scpB gene encoding SMC-Scp complex subunit ScpB, which codes for MDAEIERLKPEVEALLFASERPLTVARLQQLLADRPAEEGDEGPASQALEAALRALAADYEGRGVELVELAGGWRFRTRPELGPRVSRLWEEKPPRYSRALLETLAIIAYRQPVTRGEVEEVRGVTVSSSIMKTLQEREWVRTVGHREVPGRPALYATTRAFLEHFNLNGLEDLPPLAELRSLDEIGAELDSGSEASAPDPFEGDEEQPPRGGDE
- a CDS encoding HepT-like ribonuclease domain-containing protein, translating into MHRDPRAYLWDAREAALRVAEFTEGASEERYLGDALLRSAVERQLEIVGEALGQLEKHFPGVAESIPDLRAAVNLRNILIHGYAKLNHRIVWRTVHEDLPRMAGELSRLLENWEG
- a CDS encoding PHP domain-containing protein; translated protein: MSLNYDLHCHSTASDGTLRPAELATLAAERGVDVLALTDHDATEGLEEAAATAEEYGIGFVPGVEISVTWERQTVHIVGLGIDPDNAVLQAGLARLREFRVWRGAEIGRRLEAAGVEGAYEGAVARSGGDTLSRTHFAHFLIDNGYAKDVKDVFKRYMKSGKPGHVAGQWAELGEAVAWIHAAGGEAVIAHPARYDLTARRMRRLFGQFQEAGGEAIEVVSGSHGRGEAVAMAAWAREFGFRASRGSDYHGPERTWAELGRVAELPEGCEPVWSTWGERYLPRTCEEVT
- a CDS encoding nucleotidyltransferase family protein; the encoded protein is MHPLIREKRGAIEAVCRQFGVRRLEVFGSAARGSDFDAERSDVDFLVEFAPDSEAETSLSAYLALREQLSDILQRPVDLVTSESVENPFVRAEIERSREPVHAP
- a CDS encoding tryptophan--tRNA ligase translates to MSPNSTQNPRVLSGMRPTGRLHLGHYHGVLKNWVRLQHEYDCYFFVADWHALTTEYENPRGIAEASWEMTIDWLAAGVNPNAATLFVQSRVIEHAELHLLLSMITPLGWLERVPSFKDQQEQLREKDLATYGFLGYPLLQSADILIYRAGLVPVGEDQVAHVELTREVARRFNHLYGREPDFEERAEAAVKKMGKKNAKLYHQLRKRHQEEGDTEAVETARALLETQQNITLADRERLFGYLEGGTKIILPEPEPLLTEAPRMPGLDGRKMSKSYGNFIGLREEPAEVEKKLRTMPTDPARVRRNDPGDPENCPVWPLHQIYSEESTREWVQEGCRSAGIGCVECKQPVIDGVLAELAPLRERAQGFEEDPELVRKIIHDGCEAARDTARDTMEEVRHAMGLTWRQ
- a CDS encoding L-threonylcarbamoyladenylate synthase, which produces MSQYFQIHPETPQQRLIHQSVEILKKGGVIAYPTDSAYALGCRLDDKQAMDRIRQIRNLDERHHFTLVCRDLSEIGVYARVNNTAFRLLKAHTPGPYTFILAATREVPRRLLHPKRKTIGLRVPDNNIAQALVAGMGEPLVSTTLQLPGDDLPLADPEEIRERLERQVDLVIDGGHGLVEPTTVVDFVEEVPEVVRRGAGDPSAFEGQG
- a CDS encoding site-2 protease family protein, with translation MLDQLSVVQTIAVVALPLLFAIVVHEVAHGWAALALGDRTAEMLGRLSLNPVRHIDPFGTVILPLGLVITASLAGAPPFVFGWAKPVPVTWENLARPRRDMALVALAGPSSNLIMALLWGLVAKAGYALGPGIGDFLVLMGMSGVVVNLVIGLLNLVPIPPLDGSRLVSAVLPASAVATYNRAESWGVVVLLLLLIFGFLDPILGPAVTGLRHGIHQFIGL